One Mangifera indica cultivar Alphonso chromosome 4, CATAS_Mindica_2.1, whole genome shotgun sequence genomic region harbors:
- the LOC123214011 gene encoding transcription factor bHLH130-like isoform X1 produces MILQEKMSILYTPHVNFPESELRKDQVLMDSSHCYQEQSHQQHNSGLMRYRSAPSSFFESMANGSNGGVNNSEDYRYLRSSSPEMDTFLAKYMLPCNGSGDSGSHDLQEFGEKAMKQEETEAVPQQNGYPNGSSQMIYQSLTNHNLTMDTSFGVVNQSMALENSMQAKMGTGNGSNLARQSSSPPGLFSNLGVDNEFNVLRDVGCFRASSGTNGEASPSGIRLNNHINFSSGSSSRIMPRIGEIGSQNMGTSRPEEKLGSNNGSTKQYMSNFSSDSWDDTSFSGLKRARDVDGSMFFGLSSLETQNGSSGHQPARLMHHLSLPKTSAEMAIVEKLLQFQGSVPCKIRAKRGCATHPRSIAERVRRTRISERMRKLQELFPNMDKQTNTADMLDMAVEYIKDLQKQVKTLSDTRSKCTCSIKPKPY; encoded by the exons ATGATTCTTCAGGAAAAAATGAGTATTTTGTACACACCACATGTCAATTTTCCAGAGAGTGAGTTGAGAAAGGACCAAGTGTTGATGGATTCAAGTCACTGTTATCAGGAACAAAGCCACCAGCAGCATAATTCCGGCCTAATGCGGTACCGTTCAGCTCCAAGTTCATTCTTTGAGAGTATGGCCAATGGGAGCAATGGGGGTGTTAATAATTCTGAAGATTATCGATATCTTCGATCTTCAAGTCCTGAAATGGACACTTTTCTGGCAAAATATATGCTGCCGTGTAACGGTTCTGGTGATTCTGGTTCTCATGATCTGCAAGAATTCGGGGAAAAAGCCATGAAACAAGAAGAGACTGAAGCTGTTCCTCAACAGAATGGTTATCCAAATGGGTCCTCCCAGATGATTTACCAAAGTTTAACAAACCATAATCTGACAATGGATACTTCATTTGGTGTTGTGAATCAGTCTATGGCCTTAGAGAATTCGATGCAAGCGAAAATGGGTACCGGAAATGGCTCCAACCTTGCCAGGCAAAGTAGCTCTCCACCTGGACTGTTTTCCAACCTAGGCGTTGACAATG AGTTTAATGTGCTGAGGGATGTGGGATGCTTTAGAGCTTCCAGTGGTACCAATGGAGAAGCTAGTCCCTCGGGCATTCGGTTAAACAATCATATAAACTTTTCATCTGGATCATCTTCAAGAATTATGCCTCGGATTGGTGAAATTGGGAGCCAGAACATGGGGACCAGTAGGCCGGAGGAAAAATTGGGCAGTAATAATGGTAGCACTAAGCAGTACATGTCGAATTTCTCGAGTGATTCTTGGGATGATACTTCATTCAGTGGCCTGAAGAGAGCTAGAGATGTTGATGGGAGCATGTTTTTTGGTTTGAGTAGTTTGGAAACTCAG AATGGAAGTTCTGGACACCAGCCTGCTCGCTTGATGCACCATTTGAGCTTGCCTAAAACTTCTGCTGAGATGGCTATTGTAGAGAAGCTTCTGCAATTTCAAGGTTCTGTTCCTTGCAAGATTCGAGCCAAAAGAGGCTGCGCCACTCATCCACGAAGCATTGCAGAGAGG GTTCGAAGAACACGAATCAGCGAAAGAATGAGGAAGCTGCAAGAGCTTTTCCCAAACATGGACAAG CAAACAAATACAGCTGATATGTTAGATATGGCAGTTGAGTACATTAAAGATCTTCAGAAACAAGTCAAG ACGCTCTCGGATACTCGATCCAAATGCACATGTTCAATTAAACCGAAACCATATTGA
- the LOC123214011 gene encoding transcription factor bHLH130-like isoform X2 has protein sequence MSILYTPHVNFPESELRKDQVLMDSSHCYQEQSHQQHNSGLMRYRSAPSSFFESMANGSNGGVNNSEDYRYLRSSSPEMDTFLAKYMLPCNGSGDSGSHDLQEFGEKAMKQEETEAVPQQNGYPNGSSQMIYQSLTNHNLTMDTSFGVVNQSMALENSMQAKMGTGNGSNLARQSSSPPGLFSNLGVDNEFNVLRDVGCFRASSGTNGEASPSGIRLNNHINFSSGSSSRIMPRIGEIGSQNMGTSRPEEKLGSNNGSTKQYMSNFSSDSWDDTSFSGLKRARDVDGSMFFGLSSLETQNGSSGHQPARLMHHLSLPKTSAEMAIVEKLLQFQGSVPCKIRAKRGCATHPRSIAERVRRTRISERMRKLQELFPNMDKQTNTADMLDMAVEYIKDLQKQVKTLSDTRSKCTCSIKPKPY, from the exons ATGAGTATTTTGTACACACCACATGTCAATTTTCCAGAGAGTGAGTTGAGAAAGGACCAAGTGTTGATGGATTCAAGTCACTGTTATCAGGAACAAAGCCACCAGCAGCATAATTCCGGCCTAATGCGGTACCGTTCAGCTCCAAGTTCATTCTTTGAGAGTATGGCCAATGGGAGCAATGGGGGTGTTAATAATTCTGAAGATTATCGATATCTTCGATCTTCAAGTCCTGAAATGGACACTTTTCTGGCAAAATATATGCTGCCGTGTAACGGTTCTGGTGATTCTGGTTCTCATGATCTGCAAGAATTCGGGGAAAAAGCCATGAAACAAGAAGAGACTGAAGCTGTTCCTCAACAGAATGGTTATCCAAATGGGTCCTCCCAGATGATTTACCAAAGTTTAACAAACCATAATCTGACAATGGATACTTCATTTGGTGTTGTGAATCAGTCTATGGCCTTAGAGAATTCGATGCAAGCGAAAATGGGTACCGGAAATGGCTCCAACCTTGCCAGGCAAAGTAGCTCTCCACCTGGACTGTTTTCCAACCTAGGCGTTGACAATG AGTTTAATGTGCTGAGGGATGTGGGATGCTTTAGAGCTTCCAGTGGTACCAATGGAGAAGCTAGTCCCTCGGGCATTCGGTTAAACAATCATATAAACTTTTCATCTGGATCATCTTCAAGAATTATGCCTCGGATTGGTGAAATTGGGAGCCAGAACATGGGGACCAGTAGGCCGGAGGAAAAATTGGGCAGTAATAATGGTAGCACTAAGCAGTACATGTCGAATTTCTCGAGTGATTCTTGGGATGATACTTCATTCAGTGGCCTGAAGAGAGCTAGAGATGTTGATGGGAGCATGTTTTTTGGTTTGAGTAGTTTGGAAACTCAG AATGGAAGTTCTGGACACCAGCCTGCTCGCTTGATGCACCATTTGAGCTTGCCTAAAACTTCTGCTGAGATGGCTATTGTAGAGAAGCTTCTGCAATTTCAAGGTTCTGTTCCTTGCAAGATTCGAGCCAAAAGAGGCTGCGCCACTCATCCACGAAGCATTGCAGAGAGG GTTCGAAGAACACGAATCAGCGAAAGAATGAGGAAGCTGCAAGAGCTTTTCCCAAACATGGACAAG CAAACAAATACAGCTGATATGTTAGATATGGCAGTTGAGTACATTAAAGATCTTCAGAAACAAGTCAAG ACGCTCTCGGATACTCGATCCAAATGCACATGTTCAATTAAACCGAAACCATATTGA
- the LOC123214013 gene encoding ras-related protein RABA4c-like — translation MAYNYQGNFNNKIDYVFKIVLIGDSAVGKTQLLARFARDEFSLDSKATIGVEFQTKTLVIDHKNVKAQIWDTAGQERYRAVTSAYYRGAVGAMLVYDISKRQSFDHIAKWLEELRGYADKNIVIMLVGNKSDLGTLRAVATEDAKEFAERESLFFMETSALESTNVESAFLTVLTEIYRIVSKKSLVANDEPESGGSSSLLTGTNIVVTGQEPESGGRSFNCCTSS, via the exons atggcTTATAACTACCAAGGTAACTTCAATAATAAAATCGATTATGTGTTCAAAATAGTGTTGATTGGAGACTCAGCTGTTGGCAAGACTCAGCTTCTGGCTCGTTTTGCAAGAGATGAATTCAGTTTAGATTCAAAGGCCACGATTGGTGTTGAGTTTCAGACTAAAACTCTTGTTATTGATCACAAAAATGTCAAGGCTCAGATTTGGGACACTGCTGGTCAAGAACG GTATCGTGCTGTTACAAGTGCTTACTACAGAGGTGCAGTGGGGGCAATGCTGGTCTATGACATAAGTAAGCGTCAGTCATTTGATCATATAGCCAAATGGTTGGAGGAACTGCGGGGATATGCAGATAAAAATATTGTGATCATGCTTGTAGGCAACAAGTCTGATCTGGGGACCCTTCGAGCTGTAGCTACTGAAGATGCAAAAGAGTTTGCTGAAAGGGAAAGCCTGTTCTTTATGGAGACATCAGCTCTTGAGTCAACTAATGTTGAATCAGCTTTTCTCACTGTCTTGACTGAGATTTATCGAATTGTTTCCAAAAAGTCTCTTGTTGCCAATGATGAACCTGAATCTGGTGGCAGTTCATCGCTTCTCACCGGTACCAATATTGTTGTCACTGGTCAGGAGCCAGAGTCTGGGGGAAGGAGTTTCAACTGTTGCACATCATCATAG
- the LOC123214012 gene encoding pathogenesis-related thaumatin-like protein 3.5: MAFWNFNLLFILISALGTNAAVFTLQNKCNETVWPGILTGAGKPQLHNGGLTLKPGQIIRINAPTGWSGRFWARTACTFGPTGTGNCTTGDCGGVLNCAGAGGAPPASLAEFTLGSPTDFYDVSLVDGYNLPISVIPYGGTGDRCKAVKCVSDLNRECPKELQQVEKGKVVACKSACMAFNKPEFCCTGAFDSPNTCKPTEFSKIFKKSCPMAYSYAYDDLSSIFTCNGANYLIRFC, translated from the exons ATGGcgttctggaattttaatcttctttttattttgatctcTGCCTTAG GCACAAATGCTGCAGTTTTTACGTTGCAAAACAAATGCAACGAAACAGTATGGCCTGGGATTCTAACCGGGGCTGGGAAACCTCAACTCCATAATGGAGGACTCACTTTGAAACCAGGACAAATCATTCGCATCAATGCACCAACTGGGTGGTCTGGCCGATTTTGGGCACGTACAGCCTGCACATTTGGCCCAACCGGCACGGGAAACTGTACCACTGGTGATTGTGGCGGTGTTCTAAACTGTGCAGGGGCAGGTGGTGCACCACCAGCATCACTAGCTGAGTTTACACTTGGCAGCCCAACGGATTTCTATGATGTTAGTCTTGTTGATGGCTACAACTTGCCAATCTCTGTAATCCCTTATGGCGGTACCGGTGATAGATGCAAAGCTGTTAAATGTGTTTCCGACTTGAATCGAGAGTGCCCCAAAGAGCTACAACAGGTAGAGAAAGGCAAAGTGGTAGCATGTAAAAGTGCATGCATGGCTTTCAACAAGCCTGAATTTTGTTGCACTGGTGCTTTTGATAGCCCTAATACGTGCAAACCAACCGAATTCTCCAAAATATTCAAGAAATCTTGTCCGATGGCTTACAGTTATGCCTACGATGATCTGTCAAGTATCTTCACCTGCAATGGAGCTAATTACTTGATTAGATTTTGTTGA
- the LOC123213484 gene encoding cytochrome P450 705A22-like, which produces MTIINVGMQCYCIITLFIFSLCTLLLVRFIFKRLAISPSTTHLCLPPSPPALPLIGHLHLMSLTVHRSLTEICTKYGPLLYLRFGFIRCVVVSSASVAMEIFKTHDVNFSYRPQSVFGDSILFGNSGMFTAAYGDYWRFMKKLCITDLLGARPLERSRNVRREEILRLLRKILKKADENKAVDLGSEIGKLASSVLLRMVTGSGFSEENSEAEMMKDMVEESLVLTAKFLFAEALGPLKVFASWLFEKRGRDIITKYDELLERYLEEHEVRSKRDGDRSENRDLMEILLQVYHDEKAELKITKTNIKAFLLDLLVAGISGADEALKWAIAELLNHPDAFNKAREEIESVVGRNRLVEESDIQNLPYLQAVVKETLRIHPPVPILVRESYRNCNIKGFDIPENTLTAINAYAIMRDPEFWDKPSEFRPERFLVYSKEEEEDGETKKQLFNYFPFGGGRRNCPAALLSSTMLTAATAAVVQCFDFEVEGRKFKLQAGPGMSLSMPQKLMCRPVVHFNPFA; this is translated from the exons ATGACCATCATTAACGTAGGAATGCAGTGCTACTGCATAATCACCTTGTTCATTTTCAGTCTCTGTACCCTCCTTCTAGTTCGATTCATCTTCAAAAGGCTCGCTATTTCACCAAGCACCACCCACTTGTGCCTTCCTCCAAGCCCGCCCGCTCTTCCGCTCATTGGTCATCTCCATCTCATGAGCCTAACAGTCCACAGATCCCTCACTGAAATCTGCACTAAATATGGTCCTCTTCTCTACCTTCGCTTTGGCTTTATACGCTGTGTTGTCGTTTCATCAGCTTCTGTGGCCATGGAAATATTCAAAACACATGATGTCAACTTCTCTTATCGCCCTCAATCTGTTTTCGGGGATAGTATACTCTTTGGAAATTCTGGGATGTTCACAGCAGCATATGGAGATTACTGGAGATTTATGAAGAAACTTTGCATCACTGATCTACTAGGAGCGCGGCCCCTTGAAAGATCACGTAATGTTAGACGCGAAGAAATTTTGAGACTCTTGCGCAAAATATTGAAGAAAGCTGATGAAAATAAGGCTGTAGACTTGGGTAGTGAAATTGGGAAGCTCGCAAGCAGTGTTCTACTGAGGATGGTGACGGGCTCAGGATTTTCAGAAGAAAACAGTGAGGCTGAGATGATGAAGGATATGGTGGAGGAGTCGCTTGTGCTGACTGCAAAGTTTTTATTTGCTGAGGCACTAGGGCCTTTAAAAGTTTTTGCTTCGTGGTTGTTTGAGAAACGAGGTAGAGATATAATTACTAAATATGATGAGTTACTGGAAAGGTACTTGGAAGAGCATGAAGTAAGATCGAAGAGAGACGGAGACAGATCAGAAAACAGAGATTTGATGGAAATTCTCTTGCAGGTTTATCATGATGAAAAAGCAGAGTTGAAGATTACCAAAACAAACATCAAGGCCTTTCTTCTA GATCTCTTGGTTGCTGGCATCAGTGGCGCAGATGAGGCATTAAAATGGGCAATAGCAGAGCTTTTAAACCATCCTGATGCATTTAATAAAGCTAGGGAAGAGATTGAATCTGTTGTTGGAAGAAATAGACTTGTTGAAGAATCAGATATACAAAATCTTCCTTATTTGCAAGCCGTAGTGAAGGAAACGCTGAGAATTCATCCACCGGTTCCTATATTAGTAAGGGAATCCTATAGAAATTGTAATATCAAAGGCTTCGACATACCTGAAAATACTTTAACAGCTATTAATGCATATGCCATAATGAGGGATCCTGAGTTTTGGGATAAACCAAGCGAATTCCGTCCTGAGAGGTTCTTGGTTTattcaaaagaagaagaagaagatggtgaaaCAAAGAAACAGCTTTTCAATTACTTTCCATTTGGAGGGGGCAGGAGAAACTGCCCGGCTGCATTGCTATCATCAACCATGCTGACTGCTGCGACAGCTGCAGTGGTACAATGctttgattttgaagttgaaggCAGAAAATTTAAACTGCAGGCTGGACCAGGAATGTCATTAAGCATGCCTCAGAAACTTATGTGTCGTCCCGTGGTTCACTTCAACCCATTTGCCTAA
- the LOC123215127 gene encoding uncharacterized protein LOC123215127 isoform X1, translated as MDLPVIDLAPYLSVAVEANGDADVMTVSSELGELCKQVSQILKETGALLVKDPRCTVEDNDRFLDMMEKYFERPKEFKLLQERPDLHYQVGVTPEGVEVPRSLVDEEMQGKLKAMPKEFQPSLPTGPDPKWRYMWRVGPRPLNTRFQELNSEPVIPEGFPEWKDTMDSWGYKMISAIEVVAEMAAIGFGLPKDAFTSLMKQGPHLLAPTGSDLAHHGQEGTVFAGYHYDLNFLTIHGRSRFPGLNIWLRNGQKVEVKVPVGCLLIQTGKQIEWLTAGDCIAGMHEVVVTTRTINAIKLASEQNRSLWRVSSTLFAHIASDAVLKPLGCFAESPLASKYPPICAGEFVEQELGVINLKGNKGGS; from the exons ATGGATCTACCGGTGATTGATCTAGCACCGTATTTGTCAGTCGCCGTCGAAGCCAACGGAGATGCTGACGTGATGACAGTGTCGAGTGAACTCGGTGAGTTGTGTAAGCAAGTCAGTCAGATTCTGAAGGAAACGGGGGCTCTGTTGGTGAAGGATCCCAGATGTACGGTGGAGGACAACGATCGGTTCCTCGACATGATGGAGAAGTACTTCGAGAGACCGAAGGAGTTCAAACTGTTGCAGGAGAGGCCCGATTTGCATTACCAG GTTGGGGTGACTCCAGAAGGAGTAGAAGTTCCAAGAAGCCTAGTTGATGAGGAAATGCAAGGGAAATTAAAAGCAATGCCAAAAGAGTTTCAACCATCATTGCCTACTGGGCCAGATCCAAAGTGGCGATACATGTGGAGAGTTGGTCCTCGGCCATTAAACACCCGCTTTCAG GAACTTAATTCAGAGCCTGTCATACCTGAAGGCTTTCCTGAGTGGAAAGATACCATGGACTCCTGGGGATACAAAATGATATCTGCTATAGAG GTTGTTGCTGAAATGGCAGCTATTGGTTTTGGCTTGCCAAAGGATGCATTCACTTCTCTTATGAAGCAG GGACCTCATCTTCTTGCTCCAACTGGGAGTGATCTTGCTCATCATGGTCAGGAGGGCACTGTGTTTGCAGGGTATCATTATGACCTTAACTTTCTAACAATTCACGGCAGAAGCAGATTCCCTGGTCTAAACATTTGGCTAAGGAATGGGCAAAAAGTTGAAGTGAAGGTTCCTGTAGGATGCCTTTTGATTCAGACAGGAAAGCAG ATAGAATGGTTGACTGCAGGAGACTGCATTGCCGGAATGCATGAAGTTGTTGTCACAACCAGGACAATCAATGCAATCAAACTAGCATCAGAGCAAAACCGCAGCCTATGGAGAGTATCCTCAACG CTTTTTGCCCACATTGCATCAGATGCTGTGTTGAAGCCTTTAGGCTGCTTTGCTGAATCCCCTCTTGCCAGCAAGTATCCACCTATTTGTGCAGGAGAGTTTGTCGAACAAGAGCTTGGTGTGATCAATCTAAAAGGAAATAAAGGGGGGTcttga
- the LOC123215127 gene encoding uncharacterized protein LOC123215127 isoform X2 has product MDLPVIDLAPYLSVAVEANGDADVMTVSSELGELCKQVSQILKETGALLVKDPRCTVEDNDRFLDMMEKYFERPKEFKLLQERPDLHYQVGVTPEGVEVPRSLVDEEMQGKLKAMPKEFQPSLPTGPDPKWRYMWRVGPRPLNTRFQELNSEPVIPEGFPEWKDTMDSWGYKMISAIEVVAEMAAIGFGLPKDAFTSLMKQGPHLLAPTGSDLAHHGQEGTVFAGYHYDLNFLTIHGRSRFPGLNIWLRNGQKVEVKVPVGCLLIQTGKQIEWLTAGDCIAGMHEVVVTTRTINAIKLASEQNRSLWRVSSTMLC; this is encoded by the exons ATGGATCTACCGGTGATTGATCTAGCACCGTATTTGTCAGTCGCCGTCGAAGCCAACGGAGATGCTGACGTGATGACAGTGTCGAGTGAACTCGGTGAGTTGTGTAAGCAAGTCAGTCAGATTCTGAAGGAAACGGGGGCTCTGTTGGTGAAGGATCCCAGATGTACGGTGGAGGACAACGATCGGTTCCTCGACATGATGGAGAAGTACTTCGAGAGACCGAAGGAGTTCAAACTGTTGCAGGAGAGGCCCGATTTGCATTACCAG GTTGGGGTGACTCCAGAAGGAGTAGAAGTTCCAAGAAGCCTAGTTGATGAGGAAATGCAAGGGAAATTAAAAGCAATGCCAAAAGAGTTTCAACCATCATTGCCTACTGGGCCAGATCCAAAGTGGCGATACATGTGGAGAGTTGGTCCTCGGCCATTAAACACCCGCTTTCAG GAACTTAATTCAGAGCCTGTCATACCTGAAGGCTTTCCTGAGTGGAAAGATACCATGGACTCCTGGGGATACAAAATGATATCTGCTATAGAG GTTGTTGCTGAAATGGCAGCTATTGGTTTTGGCTTGCCAAAGGATGCATTCACTTCTCTTATGAAGCAG GGACCTCATCTTCTTGCTCCAACTGGGAGTGATCTTGCTCATCATGGTCAGGAGGGCACTGTGTTTGCAGGGTATCATTATGACCTTAACTTTCTAACAATTCACGGCAGAAGCAGATTCCCTGGTCTAAACATTTGGCTAAGGAATGGGCAAAAAGTTGAAGTGAAGGTTCCTGTAGGATGCCTTTTGATTCAGACAGGAAAGCAG ATAGAATGGTTGACTGCAGGAGACTGCATTGCCGGAATGCATGAAGTTGTTGTCACAACCAGGACAATCAATGCAATCAAACTAGCATCAGAGCAAAACCGCAGCCTATGGAGAGTATCCTCAACG ATGCTGTGTTGA